The Terriglobus roseus region ACCAGGTAGGCCATACGTCTATTCTCCCACAGTGGCGTTGGGGTGATCTACGGCAGTTTCTGTTCGGTTTTGCCCAGAAACAGGCGCTGGACGTGCTGCGTGCCGTCCACCCAGGCTTCCGCGCCCAAAGGAGCGGTGCTGCCGCTCATGCCCAGTACCGGGTAGCCAAAACGCAGATCGGTGAACCGCACCACGTGCCAGGAGCGTTCCTGTGGCTCCAGATCCATCTCAGGATGCACCTGCTCTGCCGTGCCACGATCTTCGACCATGGGAAAACGTGCCCAGTCGAGATACACACGGCCGAGCCAGCTTTGTTTTGCAGCCACCACGGCGGGTGTCACGGGCGGTTTGGACAATGTGCGTATGGTGTCCGTGTCGTAGGTGCCGGTGTGGTTGTCAAAGCGGCCCAGTTCCATTGCGGATGAGGTTTCTGCCACCACGAACCAGCGGAACGGGTTGATGGGATATGGGTTCAGACCCATGCGCCACACAGGTCCGCTTTGATAGTCCTGATTGCGTGCCTGTGTTTTGGCGTCGCTGCGCTGCATGTAGCGGTAGCCCCAGAGCGCAGTCATAAGGATGAGCGCTGTTGCGGCCAGCCCTTGGCCAGCGGAGCGCGGTTTCTTTGCGCCGATCTCACCGTTGATCAGCGAGAGCAACATTGGCAGGATGAGTGCCCCACCGAGGAACAGGAGCAGTAGCGGTTCCACGATGAAGATCAGGTCGCCGTAATACCAGCGCGGGTTCCACGGGGCGAAGGGACGTACGCCGTAGTTGTTGGTCCAGTCGAGCAGCAGATGACTGAGCAGAGCCACAAGACAGAGGCCGAAGAGTAATGGCCAGTTCGTGGGGATATCGATGGAGCGGCGTTGGGGCCGTTGCTTCTGCATCCGATGGACGAAGTAAAAAGCGGCGGTGATAACTGCGGCTTGCAACGGCAGTGACCACAGTGCGTGTGTCCATCCGCGGTGGTGCTGGAAGTAAACGAGTGGGCCGCCGAGTCGGTAGACGTAATCCGCGTCCGGTATCTCTGCGGCGATGACGCAGGCGACGGTTGCGTAGCGGACCTTTGCAGGTAAACCCAGCGCACGCGAGAGGCATGCGCCCGTCAGCATGTGGGTAACGGGCTCCATTGAGCGCAAGCATACACTCTTTGCCGCGAGATAATGGCTGCATGGCCAGTAGTTTGCCGGTAATTGACTCGCAGAATGATTTGCATTCGTTGGTACAGGCTTTTGAAGCGGGAAGTCTGCCGAAAGCTGCGTGGACGCATGCCGCACATGTGGCTGTGGGAGCCAACTACGTCTCTCTGCATGGTGAGCCGCTTGCGCTGGAGACAATGCGTCGGCGCGTTCGCGCTTACAACGAGTCGGTGGGCACCGTGAACTCGGACACGAGCGGATATCACGAGACGCTTACGCGTTTCTGGATTGCGGTGTTGGCACGACTGCATGAAGAGGAGAAGGCAGCGTCGCATCTGATGTTTGTGCAGCGAGCCGTGACTCTTTATGGTGGCAGGCGAGATCTGCATCAACGGTTTTATAACTTTGACGTGGTGAAGAACACAGAAGCGCGGCAGGCATGGGTGGCACCTGACCATTGGCCCACCTGCGGCATCATTTCTTAGTCAGAATTTTTCAAGGCATCCATGAGCGAACAAACGACGGTAAAAGAAATTGACGCGCTGCGACGTGAGATTGAACATCACGAACACCTGTATTACGTGATGGACGCGCCGGAGATTACGGATGCGCAGTATGACCGGTTGATCAATCGGTTGAAGGCGTTGGAGACGGAGCATCCGGAGTTGGTTACACCGGACAGTCCTACGCAGCGTGTTGGTGGCAAGCCGAAGGAAGGCTTTGTGAAGGTCGCGCATTCGCGGCCCATGCTGTCGCTGGATAACGCATATAACGAGGCCGAGCTGCGTGCGTGGGCGGATCGCGTGGCGGCTTCGATCCATCGCAACGAGACGTTGGAATACGTTTGCGAATACAAGCTGGATGGCTTGTCGCTGGCGATGCACTACGAAGGCGCGGGGCATGGTGCAGCGCATCTATCGCGTGGGCTTACACGTGGTGATGGAACGGTGGGAGAAGATGTCACCAGCAATGTGAGGACGATTCGCAGTGTGCCCTTGGCCGTGAGTGCGGACAAGTTGAAGAAGGCGCATATGCCGCAGACGTTTGAAGTGCGTGGCGAAGTGGTGATGCCGCAGGCTGCGTTCATCAAAATGAATGAGGAGCGCGTGCGTGCGGGGCAGTCTCCTGCAGCGAATCCGCGCAATGCGGCTGCGGGAACGATTCGCACTGTGGAGCCGAGCATCGTCGCGCAGCGTCGGTTGGATTACTACGCTTACTTCCTTCTAGTGAATGGTGAGTTCTTATTGCCAACGCAGAGCGAGACGCTCGAGGCGTTGCGTACTGCTGGCTTCAAGACGAATCCGTATGCGCGCACGGTGGCCACGATTGATGATGTGTTGGCGTTCATTGCAGAAGCAGAGGCACGGCGCGACAACCTTGGTTATGAGATTGACGGCATTGTGATCAAGGTGAACTCGGTTGCGCAGCAGAAGCGACTGGGCTTTACGGGCAAGGCACCGCGTTGGGCCATTGCGTATAAGTTTCCTGCGCGTGGTGCGGTGACGAAGCTGCTGGGTGTGAAGTTCCAGGTGGGACGCACGGGTAAGTTGACGCCGGTTGCGGTGCTTGCGCCTGTTGGGATTGGCGGCATCACGGTTGCTCGCGCGACGTTGCATAACCCGGATGAGATTGCGCGACTGGGTGTGAAGATTGGCGACTCTGTTGCCGTGGAGCGTGGCGGCGATGTGATTCCGAAGATCACGGAAGTTGTGAGCGATGCGCAGCATCCACGTGGTGATGTGGAGATTGTGTTTCCTTCGCGTTGTCCGCGATGCGATCAGCCTGTGCTGCGTGAAGAGGGCGAGGTGGACTATCGCTGCGTGAATGCGAGTTGTCCTGCGCGTTTGCATGAGGAGTTGGTTCACTTTGCTTCGCGCGGTGTGATGAACATTGAAGGCCTGGGCGATGTGATGGTGGGGCAGTTGCTTGGTCACTCGCTGGTGGAAGCTGCGGAGGCAGAGGATGTGCCGTTGGAAGAGGCTGATGCAGCGAGTGAGGAAGAGCCGACTCGTGCTGCGTTGGTGCATACGGTTGCGGATCTGTATCGGTTGAAGGCCGAAGATTTATTGACGTTGGAGCGCGTTGGGCAGAAGACCGCGGATGCGTTGATTGAGCAGATTGATCGTTCGCGCAAGGCGCCGCTTTATCGTGTGTTGCTGGGGCTTGGCATACGGCATGTGGGCGAGCGGACGGCGCAGGATCTGGCGAATACGTTTGGCAGCATGGATGCCATCATGCAGGCTTCCGTTGATGAGTTGAAGGCTGCGGAGGGGATTGGGCCGATTGTTGCGCAGACGATCTATGACTTCTTCCAGGTGAAGAAGAATCGTGATCTGGTTGAGGATCTGCGTGGGCAGGGATTGCAGTTTACTGCTGAAAAGAAAGTAGTTGGCACGGCGCTGGCGGGAATGACGTTTGTTTTGACGGGTACTTTGCCTACGCTGACGCGTGATGATGCGAAGCAGCGGATTGAGGCTGCGGGCGGTAAGGTGTCTGGAAGTGTCTCGAAGAAAACGAGTTATGTGGTGGCTGGCGAGGAGGCCGGAAGCAAGCTGGATAAGGCCCGGGAATTGGGCCTAGCTGTACTGGATGAGGCTGGATTGCTGCAATTATTGGGCTGAATCGCGCACTTTTGGGGTCGTAAAGGGCACTTTTTGCTCGGTTTGGGAAGATTTTGGGAATGGTTTCAGAGGCATCTTACTTCTAGTCTGCTTATGGAAGCGGAAGGAGGAAGACGAATGAATCTTTTCAAATGGATGTTAGCCACGGCCCTGGTTCTGGATGCGGCGCTTGTGATGACGGCGCGTGTGGTTCCGACGACTTCTCCGGTGCAGAGTGTTGGCATGGCTACCGATCAGGAATCGAACCTTGCCGTGAGTACCGCTTCGCTTCGTTAAGTTCCTTATTCAATCTCCAAGAAGAACGGCCCGCATTGTGCGGGCCGTTTTGTTTTCCGGATGCGGTCGAGTTATTCGAAGTAGCGCATTACTGTGTCGACGATGATGGCGGTGTCGCGTGCGATGTCGCGTTCGCAGAGGTGCAGGAAGCGGCGCTCGTTGGAGCCGCGGATGGCGTCCATGACGAGCCAGCCGATGGCGCTGAGATCGCGGGGAGGCAGGTCGCCTTCGTCGATGGCTTGCTGAAGGATGTCGACGAAGCTGCGTTGTGCGGAGCGAAGGAGTGTCGCGGTTTGTTTGCGGTGCCTGGTTTCGCGACCCACGGTGAGAATCATGTGATACATGTCGCCGCGGGAGCACCAGAAGTCGAGGCGTGTGTGTATCCATGCTTCGACGCGGCTCCGTGTGTCTTTCGCTGCGGCTACGCGTTCGTCGGAAAGGACAGAGAGGTTATCGATGGCGTGTTGTAACGCGGCATCGTAGATGGCGTCTTTGGACTTGAAGTAGAGGTAGAGCGTGCCCTTGGCGATGTGGGCCTGGGTGGCGACGTCTTCTGTGCGCGAGTGATGGAAGCCTTTGCGTGCAAAGACTTTGAGCGCGGCCTCGATGATTTCGCTGCGACGAAGGTCAGTGAGGACCTGTTTGCGCGAGGCGAGGCGGGTGGATTTTTTCGTCGATTCCGAGACGGCCATTCCTGCCCCAAACTAACACGCGATTTGTTTGATGAGCCAACTTTTAGCTCGCGACAAAGACGGCCGGTTCTGCGGACCTGGCGGTGGGCCACGATCGTCACCGTTGGACGTAAGCGCTTCAGGGGTAAGAGGTTCTGCGGTTCGGGAAGTTTCGTTGCATCCGAGAGCGTTTTCGGCGACTCAAATGACCGGAGAGTCATTGCGCTGACTATGCAGTCATTACAGGAAGAAGAAAACGCTTTGCCGCCTGGGGAAGAGTCTCATGGGGCGTCATCGTTGCATCATGCGGAAGAGGTGATGGATCGCGCTGAGACGGCGCTGGCTCCCTCTGCTGCAGAATTTGAACCGGGTGTGCCGTTGGCGCGTGCACCCGAACCGCGTGTGTTTAATCCGTGGATTATTGCGCTTGTGGTGACGATGGGCACGTTCATGGAGGTGCTGGATACGTCGATTGCGAACGTGGCGCTGCCGCATATTGCAGGCAGCCTTTCTGCTTCGCAGGATGAGAGCACGTGGGTGCTGACGAGTTACCTGGTTGCGAATGCGATCATTCTGCCGATCAGCGGATGGATTTCAAGCGTGTTGGGGCGGCGGAATTTCTATCTTGGCTCAGTGATTCTGTTCACGATTTTTTCTGCGGCGTGCGGCATTGCGCCGACGCTGGGTGCGCTGGTGGTGTTCCGCGTGTTGCAGGGACTTTCCGGTGGTGGTTTGCAGCCGAGTGTGCAGGCGATTCTGGCGGATGCGTTTCCTGGCGAGAAGCGCGGTATGGCGATGGCTGTGTATACCGTTGCGATTTTGTGCGCGCCGGTGCTGGGGCCGACGCTGGGCGGATGGATTACGGATAACTATTCGTGGCGCTGGATCTTCTACATCAACATCCCGGTGGGTGTTCTTTGCGCCTTCTTCACGCGCATGGTGTTGCATGATCCTCCGCATCTGACGAAGGCTCGTGAAGCGCGTAAGGGCAAGCCGATACAGATTGATGGCACGGGTCTGGCGCTGGTGAGCATTGGTCTTGCAGCGACGGAGATCGTGCTGGATCGCGGACAGGAGCTGGACTGGTTTGGTAACCCGTTCATCCTGTGGAGCACGATCATTGCTGTGGTTGCAGTGGTGGGCGCGATCGTCTGGGAACTGCATGTGAAGAACCCGGTGGTGAATCTGCGGCTGTTGAAGGAACGCAACTTCCTGTTCTGCTGCGTGATTGTGCTGGGCATGTACACGGCGCTGTATGCGACGACATTCCTGCTGCCGCAGTTCATGCAGGAGTTGATGGGGTATGACGCAACGACTGCAGGTATTGCCGTGTCGCCTGCTGGTTTGGTGACGATGCTGGAAGTGCCGCTGGTGGGCTGGTTGTTGAGCAAAGGCACAGATGCTCGACGGTTGATTGCTTGCGGCATCATCACGATGACTGCGGGTACTTATTGGCTATCGCTGGGCAATCTTAATGTGGCGGAGACCAACCTGATCTGGCCGCGTGTGTTGCAGGTGATGGGGCTGGGCATGACGACGGTGCCGTTGTCGACGATCATGTTCCGCTTTCTGCCTGCAGATCAGAGCAGCAATGCTGCGGGTATTTATGCGCTGGTGCGTAACGAAGGCGGATCGATTGGCATTGCGCTGTCGAGTACGTTTCTGCAACGCATGACGCAGGCGCACCAGACGTATCTGAGTGCGGACATTACTTCGTCTTCACCGGGTGTGATGCAGCAAATCAAATCTGCGGGTGCTGCGATTGGCGGTGCGGCGATGGATAAGACGTATGACGGTATGGCGTTGCTGTATCACCAGGTGCAGCAGCAGGCGCTGTTGCTGGCGTATATGGATCAGTACCGTTTGTTCGCTTATATCCTGGCGTGTTTGTTGCCGATGGTGCTGTTGTTGAAGCGGCCGCCAAGGGTGGTTGGAAAGATCACGCTGGACGCACACTAACCAGACGGCTTGGATGGCGCCATGCCGATCTGTGCACGCATTCACTGCAGAGTAATTGGAGAGGCAGCACTGGGATCCGTGCTGGTTGGCAGGGGCACGGGACGTCCATCACAATCGACCTCGTTCGATTCAACATGGAAGTGGGTCAATTCCGCCAGGCCGAAGCTCGTGGTGATAGCCACGTCAGCAGCGTCTCTGCCGAAAGCCATCGGGATGCGGCCGAGTCGAGGCGTGTGGTGCCGTGCGTCCATGTTCCACCACTGGCCAGCAAGCCAAACCTGATACCACGCCGAAAAATCGCCGGGGCCCGCATAGGGGACGCGAATATCTCCCAGATAACCCGTGACATAGCGGGCGGGAATGTTTAGCGCACGAGTGAGCGTAATTGCCAGGTGCTGAAAATCGCGACAGACCCCGACGCGCTCCGTGAACACGTCCATCGCTGTTTTGGTCGATCGCGCCGCTTTGTAGTTGAAAGCGACCTTGTCATGTACCCAGTCGCGGATTATGGCTGCTCGCTCCCAACCGGGCTTGGTACTACCGAAAAGTTCGGCGGCAATAGCCCCGAATTCGTCGACCTGACAATAGCGGCTGGCGAGCAGGAACTGCAGCGCTTCGTCTGGAAGGTCTTCGATCGGTATCTGTGCAAGTCCCTCTCCCTGCGGATCGGGTGTTTCGGAGGCTTCCATTACATTGGACCCAGAAAGACGGACTGCTCCTTCTGGAGCGACGAAACGTGAACATCGATTTCCGAAACTGTCGATGTACTGTGATACCTGCAGCGGGATTGGTTCCAGCCGTTCCTCCACTGCAACAATGTGTTCGACCGTGAGGGTGTCAGCGGATAGAAGTCTGCTCTCCACGGACGGGTGGACGTGTAATACGGCAACGATCGGGGTCTGTTTCGGAATGTGAAACTGGATATCAAATTCGGACTTGATCTTCATTTGGATTTTTCGTGGAAGGGACGGCCTCCCCTCGACTCTCAAGAGATTTCATCGGCGCACATCAGCGGTGGTTTGATGCGCTGTTGGACGATCGCGGTTTCCCTTTGAGGAGATCGGCCCCAGTCCGTCGCGCACTAAAGCTAAGGCCCGCCCAAATGGAGCGGGCCTTTTGCATTGTTCACAGAGGTCGCATCTGCGTTGCTAACAGGCCATAGGCACAAAGACTGCCTATGCTGGTTGGATGAAGCGGCGGAATCTTTTTGCGTGTCTGATGCTGTTAGCGGTGAGCGTTTGTGTGGGGCTGCGGGCGCAGGTGAAGGCGATCTGGACTACGCCTCTTGCTCCATTTCGTATTGCAGACAACTTGTATTACGTGGGTAGTCAGGATTTGGCTGCTTATCTGGTGACCACGCCGGAGGGCAACATCCTGATCAATGCGAATCTGCCCTCGTCGCCGGTGCAGATTCGGGCGAGTGTGGAGCAGCTTGGGTTCCGCTGGAAAGATACGAAGGTTCTGCTGGTGGGGCAGGCGCACATGGACCATGCGGGTGGTGCGGCGCAGATTGAGCGCGAGACCGGCGCGAAGCTGAAGGTGATGGAGTATGACGCCGAGGTGATGCAGGCCGGTGGCGCGAATGATTTCCTGATGGGGACAGGATCGGTGCAGAACTATCCGCCGGCGCGTGTGGACACGGTGCTGCATGATGGCGATACGGTTTCGCTGGGTGGCGTGGTGCTGACGGCGCATCGCACCGGCGGCCATACGCGCGGCTGTACGACGTGGACGATGCGTGTGCATTTGCCGGGTGAGCCTGCGGGGAAACAGCGCGATGTGGTGATTGTGGGCGGCTATACGCAGTGGTCGGATTATCG contains the following coding sequences:
- a CDS encoding metal-dependent hydrolase, with product MEPVTHMLTGACLSRALGLPAKVRYATVACVIAAEIPDADYVYRLGGPLVYFQHHRGWTHALWSLPLQAAVITAAFYFVHRMQKQRPQRRSIDIPTNWPLLFGLCLVALLSHLLLDWTNNYGVRPFAPWNPRWYYGDLIFIVEPLLLLFLGGALILPMLLSLINGEIGAKKPRSAGQGLAATALILMTALWGYRYMQRSDAKTQARNQDYQSGPVWRMGLNPYPINPFRWFVVAETSSAMELGRFDNHTGTYDTDTIRTLSKPPVTPAVVAAKQSWLGRVYLDWARFPMVEDRGTAEQVHPEMDLEPQERSWHVVRFTDLRFGYPVLGMSGSTAPLGAEAWVDGTQHVQRLFLGKTEQKLP
- the ligA gene encoding NAD-dependent DNA ligase LigA is translated as MSEQTTVKEIDALRREIEHHEHLYYVMDAPEITDAQYDRLINRLKALETEHPELVTPDSPTQRVGGKPKEGFVKVAHSRPMLSLDNAYNEAELRAWADRVAASIHRNETLEYVCEYKLDGLSLAMHYEGAGHGAAHLSRGLTRGDGTVGEDVTSNVRTIRSVPLAVSADKLKKAHMPQTFEVRGEVVMPQAAFIKMNEERVRAGQSPAANPRNAAAGTIRTVEPSIVAQRRLDYYAYFLLVNGEFLLPTQSETLEALRTAGFKTNPYARTVATIDDVLAFIAEAEARRDNLGYEIDGIVIKVNSVAQQKRLGFTGKAPRWAIAYKFPARGAVTKLLGVKFQVGRTGKLTPVAVLAPVGIGGITVARATLHNPDEIARLGVKIGDSVAVERGGDVIPKITEVVSDAQHPRGDVEIVFPSRCPRCDQPVLREEGEVDYRCVNASCPARLHEELVHFASRGVMNIEGLGDVMVGQLLGHSLVEAAEAEDVPLEEADAASEEEPTRAALVHTVADLYRLKAEDLLTLERVGQKTADALIEQIDRSRKAPLYRVLLGLGIRHVGERTAQDLANTFGSMDAIMQASVDELKAAEGIGPIVAQTIYDFFQVKKNRDLVEDLRGQGLQFTAEKKVVGTALAGMTFVLTGTLPTLTRDDAKQRIEAAGGKVSGSVSKKTSYVVAGEEAGSKLDKARELGLAVLDEAGLLQLLG
- a CDS encoding TetR/AcrR family transcriptional regulator, translating into MAVSESTKKSTRLASRKQVLTDLRRSEIIEAALKVFARKGFHHSRTEDVATQAHIAKGTLYLYFKSKDAIYDAALQHAIDNLSVLSDERVAAAKDTRSRVEAWIHTRLDFWCSRGDMYHMILTVGRETRHRKQTATLLRSAQRSFVDILQQAIDEGDLPPRDLSAIGWLVMDAIRGSNERRFLHLCERDIARDTAIIVDTVMRYFE
- a CDS encoding DHA2 family efflux MFS transporter permease subunit; translation: MQSLQEEENALPPGEESHGASSLHHAEEVMDRAETALAPSAAEFEPGVPLARAPEPRVFNPWIIALVVTMGTFMEVLDTSIANVALPHIAGSLSASQDESTWVLTSYLVANAIILPISGWISSVLGRRNFYLGSVILFTIFSAACGIAPTLGALVVFRVLQGLSGGGLQPSVQAILADAFPGEKRGMAMAVYTVAILCAPVLGPTLGGWITDNYSWRWIFYINIPVGVLCAFFTRMVLHDPPHLTKAREARKGKPIQIDGTGLALVSIGLAATEIVLDRGQELDWFGNPFILWSTIIAVVAVVGAIVWELHVKNPVVNLRLLKERNFLFCCVIVLGMYTALYATTFLLPQFMQELMGYDATTAGIAVSPAGLVTMLEVPLVGWLLSKGTDARRLIACGIITMTAGTYWLSLGNLNVAETNLIWPRVLQVMGLGMTTVPLSTIMFRFLPADQSSNAAGIYALVRNEGGSIGIALSSTFLQRMTQAHQTYLSADITSSSPGVMQQIKSAGAAIGGAAMDKTYDGMALLYHQVQQQALLLAYMDQYRLFAYILACLLPMVLLLKRPPRVVGKITLDAH
- a CDS encoding transglutaminase-like domain-containing protein, with the protein product MKIKSEFDIQFHIPKQTPIVAVLHVHPSVESRLLSADTLTVEHIVAVEERLEPIPLQVSQYIDSFGNRCSRFVAPEGAVRLSGSNVMEASETPDPQGEGLAQIPIEDLPDEALQFLLASRYCQVDEFGAIAAELFGSTKPGWERAAIIRDWVHDKVAFNYKAARSTKTAMDVFTERVGVCRDFQHLAITLTRALNIPARYVTGYLGDIRVPYAGPGDFSAWYQVWLAGQWWNMDARHHTPRLGRIPMAFGRDAADVAITTSFGLAELTHFHVESNEVDCDGRPVPLPTSTDPSAASPITLQ
- the bla gene encoding subclass B3 metallo-beta-lactamase codes for the protein MKRRNLFACLMLLAVSVCVGLRAQVKAIWTTPLAPFRIADNLYYVGSQDLAAYLVTTPEGNILINANLPSSPVQIRASVEQLGFRWKDTKVLLVGQAHMDHAGGAAQIERETGAKLKVMEYDAEVMQAGGANDFLMGTGSVQNYPPARVDTVLHDGDTVSLGGVVLTAHRTGGHTRGCTTWTMRVHLPGEPAGKQRDVVIVGGYTQWSDYRLVPLHAKAASYPGIAEDFQHTFDTLRKLPCDVFLADHGEHFGMLAKVNRMAKEGDAVWIDPAGYRAVIDAGEKSFHQALAEQQRAAASAAR